The genomic interval GATCAAATGCAGATAAGCGAAAGATTAGTCATCAGCTTTAAGATTCTCACGGCAAGCCTAGCAAGGGCTAAAATCGTTAACTCCAACGCCTGGATCTTTATTTGATGCAGTTAAAACGTATTTTTAAACAGAAGTGGAGATCAAGATGGGTAGATTTCAACAATCCACAGATGTGTACTTAGTGGAAAGGTAATATCTAATATTTTTAGCACAAAACGTTCCATGGGCAAGGCCAGGCAATACCCGCTAGTTTGATATATAGGCTCTTGAATATCTTAAATATAAtcaacatttatttactttgaGAACATTTTTTATCTGATTAGTTTTTGCTACTTTTGCAGCGGGTCAAGTTCTTTGTGATAATAGCGTAGCACTTATCCAAATTGAGGAATTCGCTTAGAATACGCAATTGCAAAGCGGAGCGTCAAAGGCGTCAAAGTatgacaataacaataacaataacatcaacaacaataacaatagcaatatTAACTATTTATACAAGTTCTCCGTTTGATTGTaccgtgtgcgtgtgcgtgtgcccgCCTTTAAATGGAGCGCAAAACACAATGCACAGTGGGCCGAGAGTCATTATTTATGGCACGACAAGCCTCGTATAACAAACATGATTCtcgattttgtttaaataatgcCACTTTATTGCTCGTAAGATAAATAGAAACTTAGTAAAATGCAATTgagtttaattaataatggGATTAATATCGTTTTGTGGGTTTTCCAAGGTATTTTTGTGTACCGTCAACAAATACTCctcattaataaaaaaaaacgagtgCAAGTTCGtattttaatgagtttttgtTGAATGGAAAAGCGTTCAATTTACTTtccaattattttaattgaggTTAGGTAAAGTTGTGTACTCTATATTCTTCTCATTATCTGATAGGATTCCCTATCAAATGgaattctttgttttttgtttaaaactgATAAAAGTTTCTAGGTAATTTAGCTTGTATtaacttatttattattgttgttttgaaCTTCGTTTAATGTATTTTACTTGGTTTTATATAACATGAAAATGTTACTTTACAGAGTGTAGTTTATTATGTTACTTAACATACCGTAAaagtgtttattttatttatacttattcatattacaaatatatgttaGCTCTCTGGGAATATTTGCTCAGTTACTTTTTCGTTCTAGTCATTATATTCtcttttacaatataaaataatctCTCACACGTTTTGCATCATTTTCCAATTGAGTTTTAAGCACTGTTTTACATATAGCCGCAACCGGATGACAAGCGCCAGGCAAGAAAGCAATcaattctttttcttctttataaTTTCAGTATATGGTTTATTTcgttctttttcatttttatcatCTCACAATAgaattgttgctattgttgttattgctttgttgttattgttgggcCAAGCTGTTCGATTTATGCGTCGCTTGGCGTCGCTTGTCTTTATGATATGGTCGCAGGATTGTTTGACATTTTGAACGGTTGCCGTTCCAATTTCTCTAGCTATTGAGCTGACTTTTGGCGGTACGGTAAAGTCTCTACTAACAGGCAACTTCTCTCATTTCTATAGCATCGATATTTACTAATTTTTAGAAGTGGGCTTTTAAgcaatcttttttttttgaactaCAATTAAAAGCTCTTAAATATTCAGTTTATGTGTGGATTTTTCCtgcattttcaaaatatcttttaaGTTTACCATTCTGAATAGGATACATTTTGTGTATGGGCGTTCGCTCTAGTGAGCTTCTACTGTATAGCTTTTACTCTGGTTTTGCCGTTAACATTTGACGATTACCTGACAAATTTTGTGACGATGTGGTCAACTTTTATTCGTACCTTGTTTTTATgatgattttctttattttatttaattttttttggcattgctTTCCGTTTTACAAGCCAAGACAACTTGACGACACGCTTTATGCCTTATATGGGTAGTcgagttattgttgttgttgttgttgttgttgttatggctGCTTAAGGTGTCGGAAGACGTTCATTGACTTTGGCCGGACACCCAGTGACatcataattgaaaattgaggCAATGAGCGAGCAAGTCGCTTGGAATAACATCAGACTAGTATTAATTGTCCACTCGTATGTCATATCAAATTTACGTAGAATTTCTTAAAGTTTATATGTGGCTATAGTTACCATAATCTTATCGGCACACCATAAAAATTAATGCGACTCTGGCACTGGCTGGCAGCTAATCGACAGCTAGTATTTCATATTGGGAGCGCTCTAATTGAGCCTTATATGCGATATATGCgacatacttatatacaaattttgttgttgtagtacCTTGCAAGTGTGCTAACCTTTGGGCAGAGCTGGGGGGAATGTTTGTTATGTTTGCAAACCGTCTCGCATACCCGTTTTCAACTCTAATGTAGGTCATTAGAGGTTATTACTTATAGTATACAAATGGGCAGGTTGTGAGTCATACGCTGACTGCTATTGAAAGATGTTGCTTTGGGTTTAGTTTATAATTAGCTGGTAGATGACATTGTTTGCTCATTCATTGTTGCGCAttgagagagatagagatacaGGACAGAGTAAGAGAAAAGcagagagtgagtgagagacTTCAGTTTGTCAcgattttgcttatttttagcTAACTTACGACTATTCGATTTATTGACTTAGGGGTAAGAGAGAATTGTACCGCGCGACGCGATAAGAAATATTATACAGCAAGCATTGTGCATACGTCTGATTAAATACACTAACTAGCTAGCCAAGTATTTccataaataaatgtgaagGGACCCAGAGACTCCAAGAGAGACTCCAAGAGCAATTCggtatatataatttacagATATCCagaatattttacttatttgtcAATAGACCTGCTACCTTATTTTCTCTACCTTGACCTTGGGCAAACTGTGCAGTATTAACGCTTAATATCCCATATTAATTACTTCAAGATGTATCGCATTTACCGCATAAGCTCAGATCCGATTTCAATTGtttcaatttataatataaataaacatactTTACAAATACTATATTATACGGATGCGCATTATTATGTGCTTCAGCTTAAGTTTTAACTTTTGGACtctattttaaatttagatatatattttctcaCTCTTTGTGCGACCCTATTCAGAGCTCTACTTAAATTCAGAATTTTCTTATCAATATGTCGTTAAGTTGAGAGCATGTTAATACCAAAGCTATGAGTCAAAGGTGCAACGCAATGCGGTATGTCAATTACCCGCAAATATCGGTCAGGCTGTGCACACGCCcataaaaatgtacaatatTTACCTTGTAAATGTTTCCATTTGCGTGTGAAACAAAGAAATTGATTACTGCAACTGGTCACAGCGTATTTTTATTGGCCCCATTTAAGGGGCGAGTGGAACAATCACAGACACTTGTCGCGCAACAGCTGCCACCTTTTAGGTGGGCATAGATAAGGGGCAAGCAGAGGTACTCAGTGTGAAGAAGCGTGTGAAAATGACGCCAGtggcaaacaaaagaaagACCAGCGAGATAGATTTCTTATCTGTTTGACTTAACTAAACTTACTCTCCGCCTTCGCTCTTTTCACTTACAGGCCGCCATACGACTGGATGAGCCCGCGGCTAAGGTGAATCATATTAAGGGCCAGCAGGAGGAGTGCGAACTGAAGCTGGAAAAGGAGCGTGATGCGTGGGCGGCACAAATGCTGGAGCTTATTGCCAAAGAGGACGAGATTGTCAGCTGCATACGTGACTATGTGCTCAACCAAAGAAACTATCACGAACGTGCGCTGCAGCATGTGAATGAATCGCTGGCGCGCATTCAGGATACCATACAGGGCACGGAGAAATCGCGATTTGGCACCTCGCTCAAGGAGCATCTGCAGTCGACACATCGCGACATCTCCTACATTGTGGAgctgtgctgctgttgcctccTGGAGCATGGGCTAGAGGAGGAGGGTCTATTGCGTGTCGGCTGTGCCAGCACAAAGCTGCGACGCATGAAGCACGCACTGGAGGCTCAGCACGTGAAAACACCCCTGCCACTGGAGTATCAGGATCCGCATGTCATTGGCTCCATATTGAAGCTATATTTGCGTGAACTGCCCGAGCCACTGCTCACATATGCGTTATACAAGGATTTTATACGCATTGCGGAGCGACACACCGAGGCGGAGCGCAAGACGGAGATTAAAGCAATATTGGGCAAACTCCCCAAGGAGAACTATGCCAATCTGCGCTACCTCACACGCTTtctggcgctgctgcagcagcgggcCGTGCACAATAAGATGAGCTCTCAGAATTTGGCGATTGTCATGTCACCGAACATGCTCTGGCCGCGCGTCGACAAGAGCAGCAATGCCCCAGCCGATTACATTGGCCAGGTGAACAGCTCCTCGGCAGCGAACATTATTGTCGAGCTGCTCATCAGTCAGTGGGACTATTTTTTTGATGGCGATGTTGAGTTCTATGTGACTCTGCAGCgtcaaaaactttttgtcGAAGGCAAAAGCAAATCGAATTCCTCAAATGAGCATTTGGATAAGCACGATAGTGGTGAGTACTGAGCCAACCGACCATTCAGCAACCCCTTTAACTCTCTGCTTGTCATCCTAGAAGTCATGGAGAGTCCGCGCTATGGCACGCTGCGCCGCCAGAAACCGAATGCGCCCTCGCCGCCTACCAAAACGGAGGCCACCAGCAATGGCGTTGGCTCCAATCATCGTCCGCATGCCAAGGAGCTGTTCCCGCAGCAGGACGAAAAGCCGGAGAAGCAGGAGAAGCCAGCAAAGCCGCCGCTACCCAATCTGGCGCAGTTCCAGCAGCCGACAGCGTCCAGCCAGccaacgcacacacagctggaggcgttgccgccgccgccagtgACGCCCGCCAAACCCGTACCCATGACGCGCACACAGTTCTTTGGCTTGGATAATCTGCCCTCGCCCACGGCGGATCGCAGGAGCATCGATAGCATTGGCAGCTTTCGCTTAAAGCCAGATGTGCCACAAAAGCCGCAGCTCCCCAAGCGGCCCATGGTACTGGCTGTGGGCGGCGGCGGGCCGAAGGGCGACAGTAAAAGCGACGATGAGGCCATAACACCCACGCAGGCGACCATTGACAATAGCAATGGCAATGTACGCTACACCACGGAGAAGTTTATAGAGAAACTGCGACATGAAAATTGTGATACAAATGGCACGCGAGAGGAGGCGACAACGGGGGCACCGacaaatacaacaactaacacaacaacaaatacgactacaacagcaacaagcacaGCCGGCAAGGAGCACAACCATAATCATGAACAGCCGCTAACAGTGGGAGATAAGGAACAGCAGCCGCAAGCCACGCCTACCACACCCATATCGCCAAACTCATTTCAAACGCCCAAAAGGCCAACGGTgccagcgccgccgccgccaacaaTACGCAAACAGGCGGATTAATTGTAGTTAATAGCGAATCCTTAGTTAACCGGTGGCGCTTTCTATATGTTAACCCTAAGACTTGAACGCACATTAATTTAGTTAAAACAAAGCCTTTCAATAAgttgcattaaatatatatttgtatatatatatatatatatagagtgaAAGCAACTTAATTCTGTATTCAGCATTTGTATTCTTTGCAATTTAAACTGtatgtgttttattttagCCATATGTTTAAAGATATACATAAacgatatatatacacacacccacatacatatatatatttatatatatatatatatatatatatatatatatatatattacaaacatacatatatgttagTCTGTAGTAGGCATTCATGAATTAACTCAATTTTGTCGAAATTTCACGCGAAAAATGttcgtttaaaaaaaattattgttatccttatttaaaaggttgtgatacacagaaaaaaaaaagaaaaatgaaggTTTGTGTTTCCTTAACTTTCCGTTGCTCTTGTTTCCCAATTTCTGAAAGACAATTTCTAATGtgatttgaaatttgttgcctttgttgtaAAATTTTTGTTACGCTTTGTACTTGATGTTGGgctaattaaaaaacaacCAACTATTCTTTCCAGTTCGAAAAGAAGTAAAGCAAAACTCGAGCGTATTTTCTATgtacatatagtatatagttttAATTGAGGTcttatcaattttaatttgatgtaCTCtgtatttttgctttattaatttgtaatgcaactattattattattttaatctATAATAAACTGATGTATGAATATTTGttgtgtatataaaatatacattaaaAAGTCATTTATGAGTTCATAAACGaaattttttacaaattttattttgtatatttatatttgaaagtTACAATCTTGAATAGGATATAGCTGAGCGTTTATTCAGGGcctataaaatattaatatataagcACACAAATGTAAGTGAAATAAGTTTGAGAAAAATCAAAGCACTTGATTGTAAGATATATAGATCTAGAAGGAACCTCTATAGCTATTTATAAGCTTATAGGCAGTTCTATAGAACTCTACACAGGAAGATCTATATAAAAAGCTAGTAACCAGTTGTCGGCGTTTATCTGCGTTAAACTATTAAGCAATATTTTCCTCCTAGCTATAAACAGCTCTATTTAATTTTCACTTAGAATTTATCTTTTATATCTATGAAATATCCCATTTCTAAGCTGAACTAGTTAAGAACCAGGCACATTTAAGTCTAAGATATGCTATtattcaaacattttcaatcTCAAAGTAACCTCACAAGATAATGGATTAATCGAAATACTTGTGCCATAATAGAATTGAATACCTGAGCAAACACTTCTAAGAAAAGTAGAAATTTTACTAAAACAATGAATTTGCACCGTACAACATAACACTATCATATCTATACAAACACACTATATTTTCCCACTCAAAAAATGAAGCAAGCATTAACTTCTATATAGACGCTTAAACTGAAAGCAAGTGAAAGGAAttgtaaaatttatataaaaactgcAATTGCCAACGGTTAAAAAAAGAGaccaattaaaatgaaaaagaaaacaaaaggcaaaaatcataaatatagTATTTTAGTAAGCTGAAAAGTTCATATAATGTTgagaaatttttgaaaaatatattctgcTACAATACTTGAATAAAAACGTTCGAAACATTTGCAGCATAAGTGATTGTTGTATTTCAAGAAGATCATATACAATATGATTaagcaaatatattaatatataaaatccaTTTATCGTATAAGAACATAGAGTATATATTATGATATCAAACAATTTAAGAAAAATGCTATATTTCTTAGTTGTAAGCTAGCTTATGGAGCTGTCTGCAGCGCTACAAAAATCAGGCAAGGCATGGGCGCCTGTGATGTTAAGGAAGTACAGCAGCAGATGGGAGTTAGCTGCTGATGGCTTTATGGCGTTTTCTGAAACTTTTTGTACTGCccgttgctgtggctgttcCTTAGTTTCCAGCTC from Drosophila virilis strain 15010-1051.87 chromosome 2, Dvir_AGI_RSII-ME, whole genome shotgun sequence carries:
- the RhoGAP92B gene encoding rho GTPase-activating protein 92B isoform X2; this encodes MKKQFAKIKIAAENLRSTKSDCKDSELETIEKQVDRYRETIEKIVRKLPAHSGSSSSSSSNGIVTIEEHDKRIKKNSHYKIAQALDETAKELPKDMPLHKVLANCGKLEKTIAECSIESELETETKVVRRLKNILDKEIQEISTLKRNVSRTLQEYTSLKRSHEAAIRLDEPAAKVNHIKGQQEECELKLEKERDAWAAQMLELIAKEDEIVSCIRDYVLNQRNYHERALQHVNESLARIQDTIQGTEKSRFGTSLKEHLQSTHRDISYIVELCCCCLLEHGLEEEGLLRVGCASTKLRRMKHALEAQHVKTPLPLEYQDPHVIGSILKLYLRELPEPLLTYALYKDFIRIAERHTEAERKTEIKAILGKLPKENYANLRYLTRFLALLQQRAVHNKMSSQNLAIVMSPNMLWPRVDKSSNAPADYIGQVNSSSAANIIVELLISQWDYFFDGDVEFYVTLQRQKLFVEGKSKSNSSNEHLDKHDSVMESPRYGTLRRQKPNAPSPPTKTEATSNGVGSNHRPHAKELFPQQDEKPEKQEKPAKPPLPNLAQFQQPTASSQPTHTQLEALPPPPVTPAKPVPMTRTQFFGLDNLPSPTADRRSIDSIGSFRLKPDVPQKPQLPKRPMVLAVGGGGPKGDSKSDDEAITPTQATIDNSNGNVRYTTEKFIEKLRHENCDTNGTREEATTGAPTNTTTNTTTNTTTTATSTAGKEHNHNHEQPLTVGDKEQQPQATPTTPISPNSFQTPKRPTVPAPPPPTIRKQAD
- the RhoGAP92B gene encoding rho GTPase-activating protein 92B isoform X1 produces the protein MKKQFAKIKIAAENLRSTKSDCKDSELETIEKQVDRYRETIEKIVRKLPAHSGSSSSSSSNGIVTIEEHDKRIKKNSHYKIAQALDETAKELPKDMPLHKVLANCGKLEKTIAECSIESELETETKVVRRLKNILDKEIQEISTLKRNVSRTLQEYTSLKRSHEAAIRLDEPAAKVNHIKGQQEECELKLEKERDAWAAQMLELIAKEDEIVSCIRDYVLNQRNYHERALQHVNESLARIQDTIQGTEKSRFGTSLKEHLQSTHRDISYIVELCCCCLLEHGLEEEGLLRVGCASTKLRRMKHALEAQHVKTPLPLEYQDPHVIGSILKLYLRELPEPLLTYALYKDFIRIAERHTEAERKTEIKAILGKLPKENYANLRYLTRFLALLQQRAVHNKMSSQNLAIVMSPNMLWPRVDKSSNAPADYIGQVNSSSAANIIVELLISQWDYFFDGDVEFYVTLQRQKLFVEGKSKSNSSNEHLDKHDSEVMESPRYGTLRRQKPNAPSPPTKTEATSNGVGSNHRPHAKELFPQQDEKPEKQEKPAKPPLPNLAQFQQPTASSQPTHTQLEALPPPPVTPAKPVPMTRTQFFGLDNLPSPTADRRSIDSIGSFRLKPDVPQKPQLPKRPMVLAVGGGGPKGDSKSDDEAITPTQATIDNSNGNVRYTTEKFIEKLRHENCDTNGTREEATTGAPTNTTTNTTTNTTTTATSTAGKEHNHNHEQPLTVGDKEQQPQATPTTPISPNSFQTPKRPTVPAPPPPTIRKQAD